The proteins below come from a single Bryobacter aggregatus MPL3 genomic window:
- a CDS encoding PEP-CTERM sorting domain-containing protein produces the protein MTKKFLMLLAALTAMSLSSFGATVSGLCGTTLFEASNSPATSATLSCPSFSIIGGNISNLELKFMADYTYSDVGTPPISVTITYAVANGNFSPVISTVTQTGNGTVKDLASPAYSSYAINADTFAGTTVTLTGVNSGSEGYSGTVRYTYTYSLPGEVPEPSTVALIGAGLVGIASIARRRR, from the coding sequence TTGACGAAAAAATTCCTTATGCTGTTGGCTGCTCTGACAGCAATGAGTTTGTCTTCGTTTGGCGCTACCGTCAGTGGTCTGTGCGGTACTACCTTATTCGAAGCCAGCAATTCCCCTGCAACTTCTGCCACATTGAGCTGCCCGAGCTTTTCCATCATTGGTGGGAACATCTCCAACCTCGAATTGAAGTTCATGGCCGATTACACCTACTCAGACGTTGGCACCCCGCCGATCAGCGTCACCATCACCTATGCAGTCGCGAACGGCAATTTCAGCCCGGTCATCTCCACTGTTACCCAGACCGGTAACGGTACCGTAAAGGATCTAGCATCGCCGGCTTATTCCAGCTACGCGATCAACGCTGACACCTTTGCTGGAACGACCGTAACGCTGACTGGTGTCAATTCAGGTTCTGAAGGCTATAGCGGCACCGTTCGCTACACCTATACCTACAGCCTGCCTGGTGAAGTTCCGGAACCCAGCACCGTTGCCCTCATCGGCGCCGGCCTGGTCGGAATCGCTTCGATCGCTCGTCGTCGTCGCTAA
- a CDS encoding ArnT family glycosyltransferase, with product MAFFFCIAQMTSPARPSLRLPAILVFSITSCLTWFLTAHLLSPSIDEGIYLQGGHRLLQGQIPYVDFFAFTGPIIYWTEAVFEFFFGRNIPFLRLPVAISIGMIATGILCLVHRIASLRAGLCAVALWFTITMDLWNRLEVNHRWLSMAFYSAAAVCFFSAQHFSRRNAALAGAFLSLACWTTQSFVWPLLIITIYLAIQARQYLLPFLTGAMVAGTIPLIVLTVQGALLPMIENMKWVIVNYAEANRVGYGYYFNEIPLHYLPHILLSVWLPPIVAALGLLLILLRKQQDLIFPLLFVVAVFPTALPKWDALQLMFLMGPFLGMAIAMIWKQLPEALLPPAQATLLMPAVFLLVLILSTFGKKMDFDSRAGKLVGDEHSIASVQSIYAAIPEGSTLFAYPYFTALYPLLHAENPTRYEFLQPGMMTAQDEQQVLADLHRKPPQFIFWFYFSDSEILKIWPNTNPARLHFKNIEEFILHRYEPEIEILTSNFTGKIWKLKSP from the coding sequence GTGGCCTTTTTCTTTTGTATCGCCCAAATGACAAGTCCCGCGCGCCCTTCCCTGCGACTCCCTGCAATTCTCGTATTCTCCATTACAAGCTGTCTCACTTGGTTTCTGACCGCTCATCTTCTTTCTCCTAGCATTGATGAGGGCATCTACCTACAGGGCGGACATCGCCTCCTCCAGGGACAGATTCCCTATGTCGATTTTTTCGCATTCACCGGCCCAATAATTTACTGGACAGAAGCAGTATTCGAATTCTTCTTCGGACGGAATATTCCATTCCTGCGGCTGCCAGTGGCGATCTCCATAGGCATGATCGCCACTGGCATACTCTGCCTCGTCCACCGCATCGCGAGCTTGCGTGCTGGACTCTGTGCCGTCGCGCTCTGGTTCACAATCACAATGGACCTCTGGAATCGATTGGAAGTCAACCACCGCTGGTTAAGCATGGCCTTCTACTCGGCTGCTGCGGTTTGCTTCTTCTCTGCTCAACACTTTTCCCGCCGTAACGCTGCACTCGCCGGGGCTTTCCTTTCCCTCGCTTGCTGGACCACCCAGAGCTTTGTATGGCCGCTCTTGATCATTACGATCTATCTTGCAATTCAAGCAAGACAATACCTGCTGCCCTTCCTCACTGGCGCCATGGTCGCGGGTACGATCCCTCTAATCGTTCTCACCGTACAGGGAGCCCTTCTCCCCATGATCGAGAACATGAAGTGGGTCATTGTCAATTACGCAGAAGCGAATCGAGTCGGCTACGGATACTACTTCAATGAGATTCCCCTGCACTACCTGCCCCACATCCTGCTCAGTGTCTGGCTTCCGCCGATCGTCGCTGCACTCGGCCTGCTCTTGATCCTCCTTCGCAAACAACAAGACCTGATCTTCCCCCTCCTCTTTGTTGTCGCGGTTTTTCCTACCGCATTACCGAAGTGGGATGCGCTGCAGTTGATGTTCCTGATGGGGCCATTCCTAGGAATGGCGATTGCGATGATCTGGAAGCAGCTCCCCGAGGCTCTCCTTCCCCCTGCCCAAGCCACGCTGCTAATGCCGGCAGTCTTCCTCCTCGTGCTCATACTTTCGACCTTCGGAAAGAAGATGGACTTCGATTCCCGTGCCGGAAAACTAGTGGGGGACGAACACAGCATCGCATCAGTCCAATCGATTTACGCTGCAATCCCGGAGGGTTCGACCCTGTTTGCCTATCCGTACTTCACAGCGCTCTACCCGTTATTACATGCTGAGAATCCGACTCGGTATGAGTTCCTCCAACCCGGGATGATGACGGCCCAAGATGAGCAACAAGTGCTAGCGGACCTCCACAGAAAGCCTCCTCAGTTCATCTTTTGGTTTTATTTCAGCGATAGTGAAATTCTAAAAATCTGGCCAAATACGAACCCAGCGCGTCTTCATTTCAAAAATATTGAGGAATTTATTCTGCACAGGTATGAACCAGAAATAGAAATTCTTACCTCGAATTTCACGGGAAAAATTTGGAAACTAAAGTCGCCATAA
- a CDS encoding nucleoside hydrolase, translating into MSRRTFLHVGYAMSGNGQPREIWHDQDGGWEDIAALAILLRSPDVKVMGITITNGIADPQTARQRTQMLLDALSEREAKLVDAIPAGEEILATGPLTRVAAMIRSKQKPKSVTWMGGAIQAPGNAPGNAEWNAAQDPSALRTVLSSGVPLTLCPLDLTNQFRSTPDVVPGAGTVQEQLRAAYREKDRYFWDEIAAAWIVVPGLFTEKWLHIQADRKARLRQESTGWRVRVLQGCDTRGFLGLLTQTFRF; encoded by the coding sequence ATGTCTCGGCGGACTTTTCTGCATGTCGGTTACGCCATGAGCGGGAATGGACAGCCGAGGGAGATCTGGCATGACCAGGATGGCGGTTGGGAAGATATTGCCGCGCTCGCGATTCTCTTGCGCAGTCCGGATGTGAAGGTGATGGGGATCACCATTACGAACGGAATTGCGGATCCGCAGACCGCTCGCCAACGGACGCAAATGCTGCTCGATGCACTCTCAGAACGTGAGGCGAAGCTGGTTGATGCGATTCCGGCCGGTGAAGAGATTCTGGCAACCGGTCCGCTGACGCGAGTCGCCGCCATGATCCGTTCCAAGCAAAAGCCGAAGAGCGTGACCTGGATGGGGGGTGCGATTCAGGCGCCGGGGAACGCTCCAGGGAATGCGGAATGGAATGCCGCTCAGGATCCCTCCGCGTTGCGGACTGTCTTGTCGAGCGGAGTGCCATTGACGCTCTGCCCGCTGGACCTGACGAATCAGTTTCGTAGTACACCTGATGTGGTGCCCGGCGCCGGTACTGTACAGGAGCAGTTGCGTGCTGCGTATCGCGAGAAAGATCGCTATTTCTGGGATGAAATCGCCGCGGCCTGGATTGTGGTTCCGGGACTCTTTACAGAGAAATGGCTCCATATCCAAGCCGATCGTAAAGCCAGGCTGCGGCAAGAAAGTACTGGGTGGAGGGTGAGAGTGTTGCAAGGCTGCGACACCCGTGGCTTTCTAGGTCTCTTAACCCAGACTTTTCGATTTTAG